A stretch of Deinococcus sedimenti DNA encodes these proteins:
- the nth gene encoding endonuclease III, translating to MTGQTGGKKKTGARLPPGARVRAPQVLAALEGLYPDARTELEFRTPFELLVATVLSAQATDVSVNAATPALFEAFPDAHAMSRADAEDIEPYIRRIGLYRAKARNLAALARLLVERHGGEVPNDFEAVVALPGAGRKTANVVLSNAFGYPAIAVDTHVGRLARRLGLSTQSNPDKVESDLQRLFPRERWVFLHHALILHGRRVCAARKPECGACVMASFCPKVGVA from the coding sequence GTGACTGGGCAGACAGGCGGGAAGAAGAAGACTGGGGCGCGACTGCCCCCGGGCGCGCGGGTGCGGGCGCCGCAGGTCCTGGCGGCGCTGGAGGGCCTGTACCCGGACGCGCGGACGGAACTGGAGTTCCGCACGCCGTTCGAGTTGCTGGTGGCGACGGTGCTGAGCGCGCAGGCGACGGACGTGAGCGTGAACGCGGCGACGCCCGCGCTGTTCGAGGCGTTCCCGGACGCGCACGCCATGAGCCGCGCGGACGCGGAGGACATCGAGCCGTACATCCGCCGGATCGGGCTGTACCGCGCCAAGGCCCGCAACCTCGCGGCGCTGGCGCGGCTGCTGGTCGAGCGGCACGGCGGGGAGGTCCCGAACGATTTCGAGGCGGTGGTGGCGCTGCCGGGCGCGGGCCGCAAGACCGCGAACGTGGTCCTGTCGAACGCGTTCGGGTATCCGGCGATCGCGGTGGACACGCACGTGGGTCGGCTGGCGCGCCGCCTGGGCCTGAGCACCCAGTCGAACCCCGACAAGGTGGAATCGGACCTGCAGCGCCTGTTCCCGCGTGAACGGTGGGTGTTCCTGCACCACGCGCTGATCCTGCACGGCCGCCGGGTCTGCGCGGCCCGCAAACCTGAGTGCGGCGCGTGCGTCATGGCGAGCTTCTGCCCGAAAGTCGGCGTGGCGTGA